Proteins encoded within one genomic window of Lates calcarifer isolate ASB-BC8 unplaced genomic scaffold, TLL_Latcal_v3 scaffold_43_93, whole genome shotgun sequence:
- the lrrfip1b gene encoding leucine-rich repeat flightless-interacting protein 2 isoform X17, with protein MGTQGPGRKRIPNRERLTAEDDALNQIAREAEARLAAKRAARAEAREIRMKELERQQKELFHSHKKYYGLDNKWGHIEQWMEDSERYSRHSRRHTSISDDEERMSVGSRGSLRPSDYSGFLGSSSRASSRASSARASPVVEERPDRDFLDKGSRTASTLSAATLASLGGASSRRGSCDTSFSVETEASIREIKGPLNCVCLWCVQDSLAEAEEKYRKAMVSNAQLHNEKTTLMYQVETLREELSDMEEVLWEARRHCDDTTKEFERERQAHSVLQFQFKEMKETLRQTEELLTKHGVVVSPEITTNGETGHGEADDDVSAESGSQLAQEASHGRESMLELRLKKLFEDRESLQDQVRLLKSQLDQRQKIGSDGVQDPKGDGLENGMDSHLLDLQRDANRQISDLKFKLVKSEQEVTALEQNIIRLEGQVTRYKSASENAEKVEDELKVEKRKLQRELRSALDRIEELEASNAHLSKRLEKMKANRNALLAQQ; from the exons ATGGGCACTCAGGGACCGGGCAGGAAGAGGATCCCGAACCGGGAGAGGCTGACCGCCGAGGATGATGCTCTGAACCAGATCGCCCGGGAG GCGGAGGCGAGGCTGGCAGCGAAGCGAGCGGCGAGAGCCGAGGCCCGAGAGATCAGGATGAAGGAGCTGGAGAGACAACAGAAGGAG ctcttccACAGCCACAAG AAGTATTATGGTCTGGATAATAAATGGGGTCACATTGAACAGTGGATG GAGGACAGCGAGCGTTACTCTCGCCACTCACGGAGACACACTTCG ATCTCCGATGACGAGGAGAGGATGTCTGTGGGGAGTCGAGGGAGTCTAAGG CCTTCAGACTACAGTGGGTTTCTGGGCTCCAGTTCTCGAGCCTCCTCCAGGGCCAGTTCAGCTCGTGCGAGCCCAGTG gtggaggagagacCTGACAGAGACTTCCTGGATAAA GGCTCAAGGACGGCGTCCACGCTGTCAGCCGCCACACTCGCCTCGCTGGGAGGAGCCTCGTCCCGCAGAGGAAGCTGTGACACGTCCTTCTCCGTGGAAACGGAGGCGTCCATCAGAGAAATCAAG GGCCCTctgaactgtgtctgtctgtggtgcGTTCAGGACTCTCTGGCGGAGGCGGAGGAAAAGTACCGTAAAGCGATGGTTTCCAACGCTCAGCTTCACAACGAGAAGACGACTCTGATGTATCAGGTGGAGACTCTGAGGGAGGAGCTGAGCGACATGGAGGAGGTGCTGTGGGAGGCACGACGACACTGTGATGACACcacaaag gagTTTGAACGTGAGCGTCAGGCTCACTCTGttcttcagtttcagtttaaagagatgaaagaaactCTGAGACAGACGGAGGAGCTGCTGACG AAACACGGCGTCGTTGTCTCACCTGAAATCACCACCAACGGGGAGACGGGACATGGCGAGGCTGACGATGATGTCAGTGCAGAGTCTGGCTCTCAATTGGCTCAGGAGGCATCACATGGCAGAGAGAGCATGCTGG agCTGCGTCTGAAGAAGCTCTTTGAGGACAGAGAGAGTCTTCAGGACCAG GTGAGGCTGCTGAAGTCCCAGCTGGACCAGAGACAGAAGATTGGCTCAGATGGAGTCCAGGATCCGAAGGGGGACGGTCTGGAGAACGGGATGGACTCTCACCTGCTGGACCTGCAGA GAGACGCCAACAGACAGATCAGCGACCTGAAGTTCAAACTGGTGAAGtctgaacaggaagtgacagcGCTGGAACAGAAC atCATCCGTCTGGAGGGTCAGGTGACTCGCTACAAGTCTGCGTCTGAAAATGCAGAGAAGGTGGAAGACGAGCTGAAGGTGGAGAAGAggaagctgcagagagag CTCCGCTCAGCTCTGGACCGGATCGAGGAGCTGGAGGCGTCAAACGCTCACCTGTCCAAACGTCTAGAGAAGATGAAGGCCAACAGGAACGCCCTGCTCGCCCAGCAGTGA
- the lrrfip1b gene encoding leucine-rich repeat flightless-interacting protein 2 isoform X16 yields MGTQGPGRKRIPNRERLTAEDDALNQIAREAEARLAAKRAARAEAREIRMKELERQQKELFHSHKKYYGLDNKWGHIEQWMEDSERYSRHSRRHTSISDDEERMSVGSRGSLRPSDYSGFLGSSSRASSRASSARASPVVEERPDRDFLDKGSRTASTLSAATLASLGGASSRRGSCDTSFSVETEASIREIKDSLAEAEEKYRKAMVSNAQLHNEKTTLMYQVETLREELSDMEEVLWEARRHCDDTTKEFERERQAHSVLQFQFKEMKETLRQTEELLTEVSELRLKSSSYCQEVSDLQEALQWKEKKISALERQREISDIVRIERDRLRDEVIRLRDLLKKHGVVVSPEITTNGETGHGEADDDVSAESGSQLAQEASHGRESMLELRLKKLFEDRESLQDQVRLLKSQLDQRQKIGSDGVQDPKGDGLENGMDSHLLDLQRDANRQISDLKFKLVKSEQEVTALEQNIIRLEGQVTRYKSASENAEKVEDELKVEKRKLQRELRSALDRIEELEASNAHLSKRLEKMKANRNALLAQQ; encoded by the exons ATGGGCACTCAGGGACCGGGCAGGAAGAGGATCCCGAACCGGGAGAGGCTGACCGCCGAGGATGATGCTCTGAACCAGATCGCCCGGGAG GCGGAGGCGAGGCTGGCAGCGAAGCGAGCGGCGAGAGCCGAGGCCCGAGAGATCAGGATGAAGGAGCTGGAGAGACAACAGAAGGAG ctcttccACAGCCACAAG AAGTATTATGGTCTGGATAATAAATGGGGTCACATTGAACAGTGGATG GAGGACAGCGAGCGTTACTCTCGCCACTCACGGAGACACACTTCG ATCTCCGATGACGAGGAGAGGATGTCTGTGGGGAGTCGAGGGAGTCTAAGG CCTTCAGACTACAGTGGGTTTCTGGGCTCCAGTTCTCGAGCCTCCTCCAGGGCCAGTTCAGCTCGTGCGAGCCCAGTG gtggaggagagacCTGACAGAGACTTCCTGGATAAA GGCTCAAGGACGGCGTCCACGCTGTCAGCCGCCACACTCGCCTCGCTGGGAGGAGCCTCGTCCCGCAGAGGAAGCTGTGACACGTCCTTCTCCGTGGAAACGGAGGCGTCCATCAGAGAAATCAAG GACTCTCTGGCGGAGGCGGAGGAAAAGTACCGTAAAGCGATGGTTTCCAACGCTCAGCTTCACAACGAGAAGACGACTCTGATGTATCAGGTGGAGACTCTGAGGGAGGAGCTGAGCGACATGGAGGAGGTGCTGTGGGAGGCACGACGACACTGTGATGACACcacaaag gagTTTGAACGTGAGCGTCAGGCTCACTCTGttcttcagtttcagtttaaagagatgaaagaaactCTGAGACAGACGGAGGAGCTGCTGACG GAAGTGTCTGAGCTGCGACTGAAGAGCAGCAGCTACTGTCAGGAGGTCTCTGACCTGCAGGAAGCTCTGCAGTGGAAGGAGAAGAAGATCTCG GCgttagagaggcagagagaaatcTCCGACATCGTTCGGATTGAACGAGACCGACTCAGAGACGAAGTGATCCGACTGCGAGATTTACTGAAG AAACACGGCGTCGTTGTCTCACCTGAAATCACCACCAACGGGGAGACGGGACATGGCGAGGCTGACGATGATGTCAGTGCAGAGTCTGGCTCTCAATTGGCTCAGGAGGCATCACATGGCAGAGAGAGCATGCTGG agCTGCGTCTGAAGAAGCTCTTTGAGGACAGAGAGAGTCTTCAGGACCAG GTGAGGCTGCTGAAGTCCCAGCTGGACCAGAGACAGAAGATTGGCTCAGATGGAGTCCAGGATCCGAAGGGGGACGGTCTGGAGAACGGGATGGACTCTCACCTGCTGGACCTGCAGA GAGACGCCAACAGACAGATCAGCGACCTGAAGTTCAAACTGGTGAAGtctgaacaggaagtgacagcGCTGGAACAGAAC atCATCCGTCTGGAGGGTCAGGTGACTCGCTACAAGTCTGCGTCTGAAAATGCAGAGAAGGTGGAAGACGAGCTGAAGGTGGAGAAGAggaagctgcagagagag CTCCGCTCAGCTCTGGACCGGATCGAGGAGCTGGAGGCGTCAAACGCTCACCTGTCCAAACGTCTAGAGAAGATGAAGGCCAACAGGAACGCCCTGCTCGCCCAGCAGTGA
- the lrrfip1b gene encoding leucine-rich repeat flightless-interacting protein 2 isoform X15 codes for MGTQGPGRKRIPNRERLTAEDDALNQIAREAEARLAAKRAARAEAREIRMKELERQQKELFHSHKKYYGLDNKWGHIEQWMEDSERYSRHSRRHTSISDDEERMSVGSRGSLRPSDYSGFLGSSSRASSRASSARASPVVEERPDRDFLDKGSRTASTLSAATLASLGGASSRRGSCDTSFSVETEASIREIKGPLNCVCLWCVQDSLAEAEEKYRKAMVSNAQLHNEKTTLMYQVETLREELSDMEEVLWEARRHCDDTTKEFERERQAHSVLQFQFKEMKETLRQTEELLTEVSELRLKSSSYCQEVSDLQEALQWKEKKISALERQREISDIVRIERDRLRDEVIRLRDLLKKHGVVVSPEITTNGETGHGEADDDVSAESGSQLAQEASHGRESMLELRLKKLFEDRESLQDQVRLLKSQLDQRQKIGSDGVQDPKGDGLENGMDSHLLDLQRDANRQISDLKFKLVKSEQEVTALEQNIIRLEGQVTRYKSASENAEKVEDELKVEKRKLQRELRSALDRIEELEASNAHLSKRLEKMKANRNALLAQQ; via the exons ATGGGCACTCAGGGACCGGGCAGGAAGAGGATCCCGAACCGGGAGAGGCTGACCGCCGAGGATGATGCTCTGAACCAGATCGCCCGGGAG GCGGAGGCGAGGCTGGCAGCGAAGCGAGCGGCGAGAGCCGAGGCCCGAGAGATCAGGATGAAGGAGCTGGAGAGACAACAGAAGGAG ctcttccACAGCCACAAG AAGTATTATGGTCTGGATAATAAATGGGGTCACATTGAACAGTGGATG GAGGACAGCGAGCGTTACTCTCGCCACTCACGGAGACACACTTCG ATCTCCGATGACGAGGAGAGGATGTCTGTGGGGAGTCGAGGGAGTCTAAGG CCTTCAGACTACAGTGGGTTTCTGGGCTCCAGTTCTCGAGCCTCCTCCAGGGCCAGTTCAGCTCGTGCGAGCCCAGTG gtggaggagagacCTGACAGAGACTTCCTGGATAAA GGCTCAAGGACGGCGTCCACGCTGTCAGCCGCCACACTCGCCTCGCTGGGAGGAGCCTCGTCCCGCAGAGGAAGCTGTGACACGTCCTTCTCCGTGGAAACGGAGGCGTCCATCAGAGAAATCAAG GGCCCTctgaactgtgtctgtctgtggtgcGTTCAGGACTCTCTGGCGGAGGCGGAGGAAAAGTACCGTAAAGCGATGGTTTCCAACGCTCAGCTTCACAACGAGAAGACGACTCTGATGTATCAGGTGGAGACTCTGAGGGAGGAGCTGAGCGACATGGAGGAGGTGCTGTGGGAGGCACGACGACACTGTGATGACACcacaaag gagTTTGAACGTGAGCGTCAGGCTCACTCTGttcttcagtttcagtttaaagagatgaaagaaactCTGAGACAGACGGAGGAGCTGCTGACG GAAGTGTCTGAGCTGCGACTGAAGAGCAGCAGCTACTGTCAGGAGGTCTCTGACCTGCAGGAAGCTCTGCAGTGGAAGGAGAAGAAGATCTCG GCgttagagaggcagagagaaatcTCCGACATCGTTCGGATTGAACGAGACCGACTCAGAGACGAAGTGATCCGACTGCGAGATTTACTGAAG AAACACGGCGTCGTTGTCTCACCTGAAATCACCACCAACGGGGAGACGGGACATGGCGAGGCTGACGATGATGTCAGTGCAGAGTCTGGCTCTCAATTGGCTCAGGAGGCATCACATGGCAGAGAGAGCATGCTGG agCTGCGTCTGAAGAAGCTCTTTGAGGACAGAGAGAGTCTTCAGGACCAG GTGAGGCTGCTGAAGTCCCAGCTGGACCAGAGACAGAAGATTGGCTCAGATGGAGTCCAGGATCCGAAGGGGGACGGTCTGGAGAACGGGATGGACTCTCACCTGCTGGACCTGCAGA GAGACGCCAACAGACAGATCAGCGACCTGAAGTTCAAACTGGTGAAGtctgaacaggaagtgacagcGCTGGAACAGAAC atCATCCGTCTGGAGGGTCAGGTGACTCGCTACAAGTCTGCGTCTGAAAATGCAGAGAAGGTGGAAGACGAGCTGAAGGTGGAGAAGAggaagctgcagagagag CTCCGCTCAGCTCTGGACCGGATCGAGGAGCTGGAGGCGTCAAACGCTCACCTGTCCAAACGTCTAGAGAAGATGAAGGCCAACAGGAACGCCCTGCTCGCCCAGCAGTGA
- the lrrfip1b gene encoding plectin isoform X3, with amino-acid sequence MGTQGPGRKRIPNRERLTAEDDALNQIAREAEARLAAKRAARAEAREIRMKELERQQKELFHSHKKYYGLDNKWGHIEQWMEDSERYSRHSRRHTSISDDEERMSVGSRGSLRPSDYSGFLGSSSRASSRASSARASPVVEERPDRDFLDKGSRTASTLSAATLASLGGASSRRGSCDTSFSVETEASIREIKDSLAEAEEKYRKAMVSNAQLHNEKTTLMYQVETLREELSDMEEVLWEARRHCDDTTKEFERERQAHSVLQFQFKEMKETLRQTEELLTEVSELRLKSSSYCQEVSDLQEALQWKEKKISALERQREISDIVRIERDRLRDEVIRLRDLLKKHGVVVSPEITTNGETGHGEADDDVSAESGSQLAQEASHGRESMLGKAAERRPAGGSRVPQDDRKLNLQTFYRRSQSLNEEKDQLSRREKHQGRNRTKPRNTTSVKDLRFTARQDDGVRKKVQTQPGPDPALKGRTKPDRGSEFRPETSAASLLAVPVVEKKRSFEGPLTPEEVVSPVCRTSTSRLLRSRLVPPRPAKDIILDNKAVVSSFFSAEKLNSQKQDARGNEFMATCSSTGRDGPGLRGEVVSERAQCSKEQKIDEVSSPTSEKSEINEAAPEETITGLSVNETVVLTDQISEQQQTLSETDDGGSEDLNDETQLKTSGLDGEEAVNGGTVQEPEEHEDLERGAERPDSKDQTVTVSGLEDWTGLEKTIQNILRGFVESLGLGSETSGSVNRWISDLEETLRKSVLNQQESTNQMKPELSLTDPGSRPGRPAVPNSSVSEVLQGEVQTHEVSVDSPGSRGEVQVQDLREEQTSEVVSGMNQSDVKVTSCQKDFVFIESYFSEPVKTRSVESASDQGLVETAVMSKTNDRDEDLKDVQLKRHRTLSTNSGADQSSKIRRLLEITADEIRAMAVPELVLKSLRDGRVIDESPPSNPDNVEERSIEDMDSCEEADEKDTMQQLATQPQCQPVTEVVIEDVKVVPASRKRWSLDDRKQKNTAECQIS; translated from the exons ATGGGCACTCAGGGACCGGGCAGGAAGAGGATCCCGAACCGGGAGAGGCTGACCGCCGAGGATGATGCTCTGAACCAGATCGCCCGGGAG GCGGAGGCGAGGCTGGCAGCGAAGCGAGCGGCGAGAGCCGAGGCCCGAGAGATCAGGATGAAGGAGCTGGAGAGACAACAGAAGGAG ctcttccACAGCCACAAG AAGTATTATGGTCTGGATAATAAATGGGGTCACATTGAACAGTGGATG GAGGACAGCGAGCGTTACTCTCGCCACTCACGGAGACACACTTCG ATCTCCGATGACGAGGAGAGGATGTCTGTGGGGAGTCGAGGGAGTCTAAGG CCTTCAGACTACAGTGGGTTTCTGGGCTCCAGTTCTCGAGCCTCCTCCAGGGCCAGTTCAGCTCGTGCGAGCCCAGTG gtggaggagagacCTGACAGAGACTTCCTGGATAAA GGCTCAAGGACGGCGTCCACGCTGTCAGCCGCCACACTCGCCTCGCTGGGAGGAGCCTCGTCCCGCAGAGGAAGCTGTGACACGTCCTTCTCCGTGGAAACGGAGGCGTCCATCAGAGAAATCAAG GACTCTCTGGCGGAGGCGGAGGAAAAGTACCGTAAAGCGATGGTTTCCAACGCTCAGCTTCACAACGAGAAGACGACTCTGATGTATCAGGTGGAGACTCTGAGGGAGGAGCTGAGCGACATGGAGGAGGTGCTGTGGGAGGCACGACGACACTGTGATGACACcacaaag gagTTTGAACGTGAGCGTCAGGCTCACTCTGttcttcagtttcagtttaaagagatgaaagaaactCTGAGACAGACGGAGGAGCTGCTGACG GAAGTGTCTGAGCTGCGACTGAAGAGCAGCAGCTACTGTCAGGAGGTCTCTGACCTGCAGGAAGCTCTGCAGTGGAAGGAGAAGAAGATCTCG GCgttagagaggcagagagaaatcTCCGACATCGTTCGGATTGAACGAGACCGACTCAGAGACGAAGTGATCCGACTGCGAGATTTACTGAAG AAACACGGCGTCGTTGTCTCACCTGAAATCACCACCAACGGGGAGACGGGACATGGCGAGGCTGACGATGATGTCAGTGCAGAGTCTGGCTCTCAATTGGCTCAGGAGGCATCACATGGCAGAGAGAGCATGCTGG GGAAGGCAGCAGAGCGTcgtccagcagggggcagcagagtCCCACAGGACGACAGGAAGCTCAACCTCCAGACGTTTTACAGACGCTCTCAGTCTCTGAACGAGGAGAAGGACCAGCTGAGCAGGAGGGAAAAACATCAGGgaagaaacagaacaaaacccAGAAACACTACGAGTGTAAAGGATCTGAGGTTTACAGCTCGGCAGGATGATGGCGTTAGAAAGAAGGTTCAGACCCAGCCAGGACCTGACCCAGCTTTAAAAGGCAGAACCAAACCTGACAGAGGCTCTGAATTCAGACCAGAGACAtctgcagcttcactcctgGCTGTCCCTGTGGTGGAAAAGAAGCGCTCCTTTGAAGGTCCGCTTACACCTGAGGAAGTGGTTTCACCTGTTTGCAGAACCTCGACTAGTAGACTCCTCAGATCCAGACTGGTTCCACCTCGACCTGCAAAGGACATCATCCTGGACAACAAGGCTGTCGTGTCGAGTTTCTTCTCTGCTGAAAAACTAAACTCTCAAAAACAAGACGCCAGAGGAAATGAGTTCATGGCAACGTGTTCGTCAACAGGAAGAGACGGACCAGGTTTACGAGGGGAGGTCGTGTCTGAGAGAGCTCAGTGCAGTAAAGAACAGAAAATAGATGAAGTTAGTTCTCCAACATCAGAGAAGAGTGAAATAAATGAAGCTGCTCCTGAAGAGACAATCACAGGTTTGTCTGTTAATGAGACGGTTGTGTTGACAGATCAGATCTCTGAGCAACAACAGACTCTGAGTGAAACTGATGACGGTGGATCTGAAGACCTGAACGATGAAACCCAACTGAAAACCTCAGGGCTCGATGGAGAGGAGGCCGTTAATGGAGGGACAGTTCAGGAACCAGAGGAGCATGAAGACCTGGAGAGAGGAGCTGAACGTCCTGACAGTAAAGACCAGACTGTTACTGTGTCCGGGTTAGAGGACTGGACTGGTCTGGAAAAGACGATTCAAAACATCCTTAGAGGGTTTGTTGAAAGTCTGGGTTTGGGATCTGAGACCTCAGGTTCTGTGAACCGGTGGATTTCAGACCTGGAGGAGACTCTGAGGAAATCTGTGCTGAATCAGCAAGaatcaacaaaccaaatgaAACCTGAACTGTCTCTGACAGATCCTGGATCAAGACCTGGACGACCTGCAGTACCGAACAGTTCAGTCTCTGAGGTGTTACAGGGGGAGGTCCAAACCCATGAGGTCTCTGTGGACTCACCTGGTTCCAGAGGTGAAGTCCAGGTTCAGGATCTCAGAGAAGAACAAACCTCAGAGGTCGTGTCTGGGATGAATCAGAGTGACGTAAAGGTGACGAGCTGCCAGAAGGATTTCGTTTTCATCGAGTCCTACTTTTCTGAACCGGTGAAGACCAGATCGGTGGAGTCTGCTTCAGATCAGGGTTTGGTAGAAACAGCAGTCATGTCTAAAACAAATGACCGAGATGAAGATCTGAAGGACGTCCAGCTGAAACGACATCGAACTTTATCGACAAACTCTGGTGCGGATCAGAGTTCAAAGATCAGACGACTTTTAGAAATCACCGCAGATGAAATCCGAGCGATGGCTGTTCCTGAGCTGGTCCTGAAGAGTCTCCGAGACGGGAGAGTCATCGATGAGTCGCCGCCGTCAAACCCTGACAACGTGGAGGAGAGGTCAATCGAAGACATGGACAGCTGCGAAGAGGCCGATGAGAAGGACACAATGCAGCAACTAGCAACGCAACCACAGTGCCAACCGGTGACGGAGGTCGTCATCGAAGACGTGAAAGTCGTTCCAGCATCGAGGAAAAGATGGAGTCTGGACGACAGGAAACAGAAGAACACAGCCGAGTGTCAGATCTCATAA
- the lrrfip1b gene encoding leucine-rich repeat flightless-interacting protein 1 isoform X18, which produces MGTQGPGRKRIPNRERLTAEDDALNQIAREAEARLAAKRAARAEAREIRMKELERQQKEEDSERYSRHSRRHTSISDDEERMSVGSRGSLRPSDYSGFLGSSSRASSRASSARASPVVEERPDRDFLDKGSRTASTLSAATLASLGGASSRRGSCDTSFSVETEASIREIKDSLAEAEEKYRKAMVSNAQLHNEKTTLMYQVETLREELSDMEEVLWEARRHCDDTTKEFERERQAHSVLQFQFKEMKETLRQTEELLTKHGVVVSPEITTNGETGHGEADDDVSAESGSQLAQEASHGRESMLGKAAERRPAGGSRVPQDDRKLNLQTFYRRSQSLNEEKDQLSRREKHQGRNRTKPRNTTSVKDLRFTARQDDGVRKKVQTQPGPDPALKGRTKPDRGSEFRPETSAASLLAVPVVEKKRSFEGPLTPEEVVSPVCRTSTSRLLRSRLVPPRPAKDIILDNKAVVSSFFSAEKLNSQKQDARGNEFMATCSSTGRDGPGLRGEVVSERAQCSKEQKIDEVSSPTSEKSEINEAAPEETITGLSVNETVVLTDQISEQQQTLSETDDGGSEDLNDETQLKTSGLDGEEAVNGGTVQEPEEHEDLERGAERPDSKDQTVTVSGLEDWTGLEKTIQNILRGFVESLGLGSETSGSVNRWISDLEETLRKSVLNQQESTNQMKPELSLTDPGSRPGRPAVPNSSVSEVLQGEVQTHEVSVDSPGSRGEVQVQDLREEQTSEVVSGMNQSDVKVTSCQKDFVFIESYFSEPVKTRSVESASDQGLVETAVMSKTNDRDEDLKDVQLKRHRTLSTNSGADQSSKIRRLLEITADEIRAMAVPELVLKSLRDGRVIDESPPSNPDNVEERSIEDMDSCEEADEKDTMQQLATQPQCQPVTEVVIEDVKVVPASRKRWSLDDRKQKNTAECQIS; this is translated from the exons ATGGGCACTCAGGGACCGGGCAGGAAGAGGATCCCGAACCGGGAGAGGCTGACCGCCGAGGATGATGCTCTGAACCAGATCGCCCGGGAG GCGGAGGCGAGGCTGGCAGCGAAGCGAGCGGCGAGAGCCGAGGCCCGAGAGATCAGGATGAAGGAGCTGGAGAGACAACAGAAGGAG GAGGACAGCGAGCGTTACTCTCGCCACTCACGGAGACACACTTCG ATCTCCGATGACGAGGAGAGGATGTCTGTGGGGAGTCGAGGGAGTCTAAGG CCTTCAGACTACAGTGGGTTTCTGGGCTCCAGTTCTCGAGCCTCCTCCAGGGCCAGTTCAGCTCGTGCGAGCCCAGTG gtggaggagagacCTGACAGAGACTTCCTGGATAAA GGCTCAAGGACGGCGTCCACGCTGTCAGCCGCCACACTCGCCTCGCTGGGAGGAGCCTCGTCCCGCAGAGGAAGCTGTGACACGTCCTTCTCCGTGGAAACGGAGGCGTCCATCAGAGAAATCAAG GACTCTCTGGCGGAGGCGGAGGAAAAGTACCGTAAAGCGATGGTTTCCAACGCTCAGCTTCACAACGAGAAGACGACTCTGATGTATCAGGTGGAGACTCTGAGGGAGGAGCTGAGCGACATGGAGGAGGTGCTGTGGGAGGCACGACGACACTGTGATGACACcacaaag gagTTTGAACGTGAGCGTCAGGCTCACTCTGttcttcagtttcagtttaaagagatgaaagaaactCTGAGACAGACGGAGGAGCTGCTGACG AAACACGGCGTCGTTGTCTCACCTGAAATCACCACCAACGGGGAGACGGGACATGGCGAGGCTGACGATGATGTCAGTGCAGAGTCTGGCTCTCAATTGGCTCAGGAGGCATCACATGGCAGAGAGAGCATGCTGG GGAAGGCAGCAGAGCGTcgtccagcagggggcagcagagtCCCACAGGACGACAGGAAGCTCAACCTCCAGACGTTTTACAGACGCTCTCAGTCTCTGAACGAGGAGAAGGACCAGCTGAGCAGGAGGGAAAAACATCAGGgaagaaacagaacaaaacccAGAAACACTACGAGTGTAAAGGATCTGAGGTTTACAGCTCGGCAGGATGATGGCGTTAGAAAGAAGGTTCAGACCCAGCCAGGACCTGACCCAGCTTTAAAAGGCAGAACCAAACCTGACAGAGGCTCTGAATTCAGACCAGAGACAtctgcagcttcactcctgGCTGTCCCTGTGGTGGAAAAGAAGCGCTCCTTTGAAGGTCCGCTTACACCTGAGGAAGTGGTTTCACCTGTTTGCAGAACCTCGACTAGTAGACTCCTCAGATCCAGACTGGTTCCACCTCGACCTGCAAAGGACATCATCCTGGACAACAAGGCTGTCGTGTCGAGTTTCTTCTCTGCTGAAAAACTAAACTCTCAAAAACAAGACGCCAGAGGAAATGAGTTCATGGCAACGTGTTCGTCAACAGGAAGAGACGGACCAGGTTTACGAGGGGAGGTCGTGTCTGAGAGAGCTCAGTGCAGTAAAGAACAGAAAATAGATGAAGTTAGTTCTCCAACATCAGAGAAGAGTGAAATAAATGAAGCTGCTCCTGAAGAGACAATCACAGGTTTGTCTGTTAATGAGACGGTTGTGTTGACAGATCAGATCTCTGAGCAACAACAGACTCTGAGTGAAACTGATGACGGTGGATCTGAAGACCTGAACGATGAAACCCAACTGAAAACCTCAGGGCTCGATGGAGAGGAGGCCGTTAATGGAGGGACAGTTCAGGAACCAGAGGAGCATGAAGACCTGGAGAGAGGAGCTGAACGTCCTGACAGTAAAGACCAGACTGTTACTGTGTCCGGGTTAGAGGACTGGACTGGTCTGGAAAAGACGATTCAAAACATCCTTAGAGGGTTTGTTGAAAGTCTGGGTTTGGGATCTGAGACCTCAGGTTCTGTGAACCGGTGGATTTCAGACCTGGAGGAGACTCTGAGGAAATCTGTGCTGAATCAGCAAGaatcaacaaaccaaatgaAACCTGAACTGTCTCTGACAGATCCTGGATCAAGACCTGGACGACCTGCAGTACCGAACAGTTCAGTCTCTGAGGTGTTACAGGGGGAGGTCCAAACCCATGAGGTCTCTGTGGACTCACCTGGTTCCAGAGGTGAAGTCCAGGTTCAGGATCTCAGAGAAGAACAAACCTCAGAGGTCGTGTCTGGGATGAATCAGAGTGACGTAAAGGTGACGAGCTGCCAGAAGGATTTCGTTTTCATCGAGTCCTACTTTTCTGAACCGGTGAAGACCAGATCGGTGGAGTCTGCTTCAGATCAGGGTTTGGTAGAAACAGCAGTCATGTCTAAAACAAATGACCGAGATGAAGATCTGAAGGACGTCCAGCTGAAACGACATCGAACTTTATCGACAAACTCTGGTGCGGATCAGAGTTCAAAGATCAGACGACTTTTAGAAATCACCGCAGATGAAATCCGAGCGATGGCTGTTCCTGAGCTGGTCCTGAAGAGTCTCCGAGACGGGAGAGTCATCGATGAGTCGCCGCCGTCAAACCCTGACAACGTGGAGGAGAGGTCAATCGAAGACATGGACAGCTGCGAAGAGGCCGATGAGAAGGACACAATGCAGCAACTAGCAACGCAACCACAGTGCCAACCGGTGACGGAGGTCGTCATCGAAGACGTGAAAGTCGTTCCAGCATCGAGGAAAAGATGGAGTCTGGACGACAGGAAACAGAAGAACACAGCCGAGTGTCAGATCTCATAA